The following are encoded in a window of Roseimaritima ulvae genomic DNA:
- a CDS encoding C-terminal binding protein produces the protein MLPQIVITDFIDDDLQVERDILLGVADVRALNAHSESELQGQIEQAAAIMMYHNLSLSAATIDRLQDCRLIVRCGVGFDNVDRVRARQRGIPVANVPDYGTEEVADSAIAMALSLARGVHFYNQRLRHTPDPWEYRVAAPIHRLRDRVFAVVGLGRIGTATALRAKACGMTVRFYDPYKPDGYDKALGVERVESLQTLLAEAQILSVHCPLTPETHHMINAESLSWMPRGGYLVNTARGAVVELGAVTEALRSGQLAGAAIDVLPDEPPTADNVLLAAWRDPQHPAHERLIINPHSAFYSEEGLIDMRRKGSQACLRAITGKPLRNIVN, from the coding sequence GTGCTGCCACAAATCGTGATCACCGACTTCATCGACGACGACCTGCAGGTCGAGCGCGACATCCTTCTTGGCGTCGCCGATGTGAGGGCTTTAAACGCGCACAGCGAATCCGAACTGCAAGGGCAGATCGAACAAGCGGCGGCGATCATGATGTACCACAATCTCTCGCTGTCGGCGGCCACCATCGATCGACTGCAAGATTGCCGATTGATCGTGCGGTGTGGCGTGGGATTCGACAACGTCGATCGCGTGCGAGCGCGACAGCGCGGCATCCCGGTGGCCAACGTGCCGGACTATGGCACCGAAGAGGTCGCTGATTCGGCCATCGCCATGGCCCTCTCGTTAGCACGCGGGGTGCATTTTTATAACCAGCGTTTGCGGCATACGCCGGATCCCTGGGAGTACCGCGTGGCCGCTCCGATTCATCGTTTGCGCGACCGCGTGTTCGCCGTCGTGGGGCTGGGACGCATCGGCACGGCCACGGCATTGCGCGCCAAAGCCTGCGGGATGACCGTGCGATTCTACGATCCCTACAAACCCGATGGCTACGACAAAGCCCTCGGCGTCGAACGAGTGGAGTCGTTGCAGACGCTGCTGGCCGAAGCTCAGATCCTTAGCGTCCACTGCCCGCTGACGCCCGAGACGCATCATATGATCAACGCGGAATCGCTGAGCTGGATGCCGCGTGGCGGTTATCTGGTCAATACCGCGCGAGGAGCCGTGGTTGAACTGGGCGCGGTGACAGAGGCTTTGCGAAGCGGCCAACTGGCGGGCGCGGCGATCGATGTGTTGCCCGATGAGCCACCCACGGCGGACAATGTTTTGCTGGCCGCCTGGCGCGATCCTCAGCATCCGGCTCATGAGCGTTTGATTATCAATCCGCACAGTGCCTTCTATAGTGAAGAAGGCCTAATCGACATGCGCCGCAAAGGCAGCCAAGCCTGCTTGCGAGCGATCACCGGCAAACCGCTGCGGAATATTGTCAACTGA